The following coding sequences are from one Capsicum annuum cultivar UCD-10X-F1 chromosome 3, UCD10Xv1.1, whole genome shotgun sequence window:
- the LOC124896869 gene encoding uncharacterized mitochondrial protein AtMg00810-like, translating to MLIYVDDLLITGSSKEIIEAAKQVLKDNFKIKDLGYLRYFLRIGFSRNTDGILMHQRKYAMELIADSGLSGSKPAGTPVEVNQKLTTSEFDTYFMHADDPVLTHPEEYQRLTGRLLYLTIARLDIAFVVQNLS from the coding sequence ATgttgatttatgttgatgatttattaatCACTGGAAGTTCCAAGGAGATAATAGAAGCTGCTAAGCAAGttttgaaagataattttaaaataaaggatTTGGGGTACCTCAGATACTTTCTTCGCATTGGGTTTTCCAGAAACACAGATGGAATTCTCATGCACCAAAGGAAATATGCTATGGAGCTTATAGCTGATTCTGGCCTAAGTGGTTCCAAACCAGCAGGAACACCTGTTGAGGTAAATCAAAAGCTGACTACATCAGAGTTTGATACTTATTTTATGCATGCAGATGATCCTGTTCTAACACATCCGGAAGAATATCAAAGACTCACAGGAAGATTATTATATCTTACTATTGCACGGCTTGACATTGCTTTTGTAGTGCAAAatttgagttag
- the LOC107862671 gene encoding uncharacterized protein LOC107862671, protein MIFLLIGSLRCQRLEMQVVWLSCGTTPSWNWMKLPPQTNKFKQLSRNLLQMLGNTLVYHEGRTSNRAADRLAKEGTRMNNNQLFEEWTVTPLFIYRTIDIDKEETYFDGSLQTVLMNARNITSTACNIATNYNNSVPQSMTVAMYDAY, encoded by the exons ATGATTTTCCTTTTAATAGGATCATTGAGGTGCCAGCGGTTGGAAATGCAGGTGGTCTGGCTGTCATGTGGGACGACTCCCTCATGGAACTGGATGAAATTGCCACCACAGACCAATAAATTCAAGCAATTGTCAAG GAATCTTCTTCAGATGCTGGGGAACACGCTGGTGTACCATGAAGGACGGACCTCTAATAGAGCTGCGGACAGACTTGCTAAGGAGGGTACAAGGATGAACAACAATCAGCTTTTTGAAGAATGGACAGTTACTCCCTTGTTTATTTATCGAACTATAGATATAGACAAGGAAGAAACTTATTTTGATGGATCGCTACAAACCGTACTAATGAATGCTCGTAATATAACTAGTACTGCTTGTAATATAGCTACTAACTATAACAACTCTGTACCGCAGTCGATGACCGTAGCCATGTATGATGCATATTAg